The genomic DNA AAAATGACCGCACTTTTAACGTTTTGCGCTAAATTCCGGGTTAACGTAAATCTTTAATTGTGTCACTTGCGGCAGTTGTCGTTGAACTAATTTAAGCAATTCCCGCTGTTTGAAAAGTAGCCCTTGGCGTACAGCTGAATTGGCGACTTCAATGCTCAAGGTAGTTTGGTCGATATTCGCAATGCCATACAATCCCTCAAATTGTGACGGGAAAAGACGCTTGAATTGCTGATTTAATTCATTCAACCAAATGCCTTTTTGCATCACTTTCGCAAGTGCAGAATCTTGTAACAATTCGCTGATATTCACTGCCCGATTGTATTGCATCGCCTTGTTTTCCGCCTTTTCGCCCTAATATTTATGACATTGTAGCGAATTTCCGCTACAATACCGACAATTTTTTAAATTCAATTCCGTTATGATGATTTCAAATAAAAGCAAACACAGTTTTTGGTCGCAACTCTTACTCAGTATGATTGCGATTTTTGCTTTACCTGCCTCACAGGCATGGCAATACCAAGCAAACGTGGCTAACGAAAATTATCAAAACGCCCAACAACAAAATGTGCCGCAGATTTTAACCGCGGTCTCCTTACTCAAACAAACCCAACAGCAACAATTCCAACCGCAAAATGCGCCGATTGAGGCTGAAATTCTTACGAAAAACGAACCGCACTTTGTGCGTTCGTATTTCATCATTAACGCGCCAATCCGCGCCGGCCCTGAGCTCATTTAATTTCACAACCTTATAGCTATCGTCGTTTAATGAATGTTAAACGATTCCCTTTTATCCGTTTTTAAAAAAGAAGAAATTATGCTTAGAACTATTGCAACCAAAATTTTTGGTAGTCGTAATGATCGTATCTTACGTCGTTTAAACAAAACCGTCTCAAAAATCAATAAATTAGAACCGACATTTGAAGCTTTGAGTGATGATGAATTAAAAGCAAAAACCGCAGAATTCCGTGCGCGTTTGGCGCAAGGCGAAACCTTAGAAAGCCTAATTCCGGAAGCCTTCGCCACGGTGCGTGAAGCCAGTAAGCGTGTGCTTGGTATGCGTCACTTTGACGTACAGTTAGTCGGCGGGATGGTGTTAAACAGTCGTTGTATTGCCGAGATGCGTACCGGTGAAGGGAAAACCTTAACCGCCACCTTGCCATGTTACTTAAACGCTCTACCGAGCAAAGCGGTGCACGTGGTTACCGTGAATGACTACCTTGCCCGCCGCGATGCGGAAACCAATCGTCCGTTATTTGAATTTTTAGGCATGACTGTCGGTGTCAATGTGCCGGGCATGTCACCGGAGGAAAAACGCGCGGCTTACGCAGCTGACATTACTTATGCCACCAACAGTGAGTTGGGATTTGACTATTTGCGTGACAACTTGGCGCACGCACCGCAAGAACGTTTCCAAAAAGATCTTTACTATGCCTTGGTGGATGAGGTGGACTCCATTTTAATCGACGAAGCGCGTACGCCGTTAATTATTTCCGGTCAGGCGGAAGACAGTTCCGAGCTTTATATTGCCATTGATAAGCTCATTCCGAATCTGATTAAGCAAGATAAGGAAGACACCGAAGAATATCAGGGCACCGGTGATTACACTTTAGATCTCAAAACCAAACAAGCGCACTTAACCGAGCGTGGTCAAGAAAAATGCGAGCAATGGTTGATTCAACACGGTTTCATGAAAGACACCGAATCCCTTTATTCACCATCTAAAATTACCTTGTTACACCATGTGATGGCGGCATTGCGCGCCCATACCTTATTTGAACGTGATGTGGATTACATTGTAAAAGACGGCGAAATCGTCATTGTGGACGAACACACCGGCCGTACGATGGCAGGTCGTCGCTGGTCCGACGGCTTACACCAAGCTATCGAAGCCAAAGAAGGCGTGCGTATTCAAAGCGAAAACCAAACTGTGGCATCCATCACTTACCAAAACTATTTCCGTTTATACGAAAAATTAGCAGGAATGACCGGTACGGCGGATACGGAGGCCTTTGAATTCCAAAAAATCTACGGATTAGAAACCGTAGTAATTCCAACCAACCGTCCGATGATTCGTGATGATCGTACCGATGTGATGTTTGAAACGGAAGAATACAAATTCAACGCCATTATTGACGACATCAAAGATTGCGTGGCACGGAACCAACCTGTTTTGGTCGGGACAATCTCCATTGAAAAATCCGAGCTACTCTCTAAAGCCTTAGAGCGCGCCGGTATCAAGCACAACGTGTTGAACGCTAAATTCCACGCACAGGAAGCGGAAATTGTGGCCAACGCAGGCTACCCGGGCGCCGTTACCATCGCCACCAACATGGCGGGCCGTGGTACCGACATTGTGTTGGGCGGCAACTGGAAAGCGGAAATAGATAAATTAGAAAATCCGACACAGGAACAAATTGATGCCATCAAAGCGGCATGGCAAGAACGTCATGACATTGTAAAACAAGCCGGTGGCTTGCACATTATCGGTACCGAACGCCACGAGTCCCGTCGTATCGACAACCAATTGCGCGGTCGTTCCGGCCGTCAAGGTGACCCGGGTTCGTCCCGCTTCTATTTGTCTTTAGACGATGCTTTAATGCGTATTTACCTCAACGAAGGCAAATTAAATATGATGCGCAAAGCCTTCAGCCAACCCGGTGAGGCCATGGAATCCAAATTATTGGCCAAAGTGATTGCCTCCGCCCAAGCGAAAGTGGAAGCCCATAACTTTGATGGTCGTAAGAGCTTGCTTGAATTCGATGATGTGGCAAATGATCAACGTCATGCCATTTACGAACAACGTAATGAATTATTGGAAAACGATGATATTTCAGACACTATCGAAGTCATTCGTCAAGACGTATTCAACAGCATTATCGATCAATACATTCCGCCGCAATCTCTTGAAGAACAATGGGATGTACCGGGATTGGAACAACGCTTAAGACAAGATTTTGCGTTAGATTTGCCAATTACCAAATGGTTGGATGAAGACAATCATCTGCACGAAGAAACCTTACGTGAACGCATTATTCAATCGGCAACTGATGAATATAAACGTAAAGAAGAACTGGCCGGTGCGCAAACCATGCGTAATTTCGAAAAAGGTGTGATGTTGCAAACCTTGGACGAACTCTGGAAAGAACATTTATCCGCAATGGATCACTTACGTCGTGGTATTCATTTACGCGGTTATGCACAAAAAGATCCGAAACAGGAATACAAAAAAGAATCCTTCCAAATGTTCACAGAAATGTTGGATGCCTTGAAATTAAGCGTGATTACCACCTTGAGTCGTGTTCAAGTCCGCACCCAAGAGGAAATGGAAGAAGCGGAAAGAATCCGTCAGGAGCTGGCGCAACGGGAAGCCGCTACCATGCAATATAATAATGAGGAATCTCAGGGCAATCAAAGCAATACGGAAGGACATCATAAGATCGGCCGTAACGAGCCTTGTCCATGCGGTTCAGGCAAGAAATATAAACATTGCCACGGCAGTCGTGCCAAACACTAATCCGAGGTAACCTAAGTGCGGTCAGAAAATTATTCGTTTTTCGACCGCACTTTTGCTATTCAACGTCGCTAAAAGGACACAAAATGAAGAAACCGCTTGTACAAGTCGCAGCAGGGATTATTCGTAATGAATTCGGACAACTTTACTTAACCCAACGTTTGGAAGGACAAGATTTCGCGCAAGCCTTGGAATTTCCGGGCGGTAAAGTCGATAAAAACGAAACGCCCGAACAGGCGCTAAAACGTGAACTAGAAGAAGAAATCGGTATTATGGTGTTGCAAGCAGAGCTATTTGAACGCTTTGAATTTGAATACCCGACGAAAGTGATTTCATTCTATTTTTATCTAGTTAATGAATGGGTGGGCGAACCCTTTGGGCGGGAAGGTCAAGCAGGTTTTTGGCTGCCTCAAAATGAATTGGATGCGGGACAATTTCCACCGGCAAATGCAAAATTAATTCAACGATTATTAGCGGAATCTGAGCATTAGATAGTAAAAGACCCGAAATTATCGGGTCTTTTTATTGGGCAATAAAAATTATTTACCTGCAGAGCTCATTGCAGCCTTAGCTTGTTTAAGCGCGTCAGCAGCCTGGGTACAAGCCTGATCGCGGGCAGCTTCCGGAATCATTTCAAATTTTTTCTTGGTCTCTTCATTTTGTTGTTTCAATGCCGCCTGTTGATCTGCTGGCGCCATTTTCACAAAATCATCTAAATCGGCAAAATATTTTTCGCAGGTTGGGGATGTTGCGGCAGAAGCTGATAGTGCAAAACCGGATAATAATACTGCTAATAATACTTTTTTCATGTGTTTCTCCATTGTCTGGTTAAACGCCACTTCGGATTAAGTGACGGTTTATTATACTCATTTTGCTCTAAAAAAACACAATTAAATGCTTGCTAGTTATTTCAGATGCAAAATCTCACAGACAATGCCTCTAATTGCTGCCAGATGTCATCACTAAATTCTTGCTTAGCGCTGCGCTCGACATCAGCAAGCTGTTGGAAAAAGAGATAAAGTTTACGATAGGTTAAACGTTGTATGATTTGGCTAAATAACAGACGACGGTTTTGCCACACTTTAAGACGATCAAATTGCTCTCGTAGTTGCGCTGTCGGCAAAGGATCATCAAGTTTGGCCGGTTGTTCCGGTTTGCTGATCTCTAACAATGTCATCAAATCCCGCTGTAAGGTGCGTAACAAAATAATCGGTTGCACATCTTCATCTTTTAATCCGATTAAAATGCGACGGGCGCGGTTGCCTTTGCCGGAAAGAATCGCATCAACCCACTGAAACGGGGTAAATACGGAAGACTGCTCCACCACCGCATTCACGCGGGCAAAACTCAATTTACGGTCGGCATAAAGCAAGTCCAATAATTGCAAAGCTTGTTTCAGCGCCAGTAAATTATTTTCATAGCTGTAGCACAAAAGTTGCACCGCATCTTCGTCAATGCTTAAACCCAAACTTTTTGCCCGATTACTCACCCAACGTGGCAACTGTTCCACATTCGGCGTTTGACAATTCACCAATACGGCTTCGGGAGCATATTGATTAGCAGCGATAAACCATGGTTGATTTTCAGCGGTTTTAGTCAGTTTGGCTAGGCGAAAAATCGGCAACACATCAGGGTGTAACAAGGAAACGAATTCCAACAGATTTTTCTGCAAAAGTGCGGTTAGATTTTCCGGTAAATCTAAGATAATGAGTTGCTTATTGAAAAATAAGCCCATAGATTGCACACGTTCAAACAACACATTCCAGTCGGTGGAGGAATTAATTTCCAGCACCCATTTTTCGTCGAATCCTTGTTTAAACGCGGCCTGTTGAATAGCATCCTGACTTTCTTCAAGTAATAACGGATCCTCTCCCGCTAGAAAATAAAGCGCCGCGGGTTGACGCGCTAACGAGAGAGAAAGCTGTTCAGGAAAAATACGATTCATTAGTTGCCATGAATTTGGTGCTGTAAGGCAACCATTTTGTTAATTAACTGACGCGCAGCCTGCTCACGCATATCCTGCCAAATCACGTCTTTTTCTGCCGATTTTGCCAATGCTGCACGGGAGTTATCAAAGAATGTGCGATTAACTTTGGTACTGATTGGGAAGCTGTCTTTATTTGGCAATTTCACGCTGGCTTCCACTTCTAAAATCAGCTGTTTTTCCGCCTCACGGCCTTGTTTGAAAATCGATACCACTTGATCTTTGGTCGAAATTTTATTTAAGCGCAATACCGGGACATCCGTCTTATCTTCCACTAAATTCACGTTATTGAGCTGTAACTGACGACGCATGGATAAAGCCATATCACTATAAGGGTCACTACTTTCCAATTTTAACGTTTGTAATTCTTGAGGAATCAGTTCGCCGTTTTGGAAATGAAATCCACACGCGGAAAGCGCCAACACACCGGCGGTCAACAATAAGGTTTTGATGGGTTTTAGCATAAAATTCACCTTAAAAACCGACCGCACTTTTACACCAAAGTGCGGTCATTTTCTCCATTAAATTACTGTGGTTTCACCACAACATTGAGTAATTTACCAGCCACATAAATCACTTTCACCACTTGCATACCGTCGAGGAAGCGTTTTACATTCTCATCGGCGAAGGCCATGGTTTTCACCGTATCTTCATCAGCATCTGCCGCCACGGTGACCTTGCCACGCACTTTGCCGTTGACTTGCACCACAATCAGTTTTTCATCGTCCACCATGGCCTGCTCATCGGCTTCTACCCATGGGGCAAAATCAATGGCATCTTGATTACCCAATTCCTGCCACAAACGGAAACAAATATGCGGCGTAATTGGATATAACATTCTGACTACCGCGCTCAACGCTTCCGCCATAATGGCGCGATCTTGCTCGTCATCCAACGGCGCACGAGTCAATTTGTTCATTAATTCCATGACCGCAGCGATGGCGGTATTGAAGGTTTGGCGGCGACCGATGTCATCACTCACTTTCGCAATGGTTTTGTGCACATCGCGGCGCAAGGCTTTTTGTGAGATTGAAAGTGCAGTCGGATTTACAGCTGTTTTTGTCGGATTTTTGTTGTATTCAAACACCAAATTCCACACCCGAGCCAAGAAACGTTTTGCCCCTTCAACACCGGACTCCTGCCATTCTAAGGTCATTTCTGCCGGGGAGGCGAACATCATAAATAAACGTACCGTGTCTGCGCCATATTTTTCCACCATTTCTTGCGGGTCAATACCGTTGTTTTTGGATTTTGACATTTTGGTCATGCCGGCATGTACCAATTCATGGTCTTCATCATCTACGGCTTTCACGATACGACCTTTGTCATCACGTTCCAATGTGACTTTGGTCGGTGAGACCCAGATACGCTCGTTGGTCGGGCTGGTGTAATAGAAAGCATCCGCTAACACCATGCCTTGACACAATAATTTATCCGCCGGTTCATCGCTATTTACCAAGCCTGCATCACGCAATAATTTATGGAAGAAGCGGAAATACAATAAGTGCATGGTCGCATGCTCGATACCGCCGATATATTGATCCACCGGTAGCCAATAGTTCGCCTCTTCGCTGTTTAACATGCCTTGTTGATATTGCGGACAGGTATAGCGGGCGTAGTACCAAGAAGATTCCATGAAAGTATCGAAGGTATCGGTTTCTTTTAATGCCGGTTTGCCTTGATAGGTCGTTTTCGCCCATTCAGGATCCGCTTTAATCGGGCTGTTCACGCCATTCATCACCACGTCTTCCGGCAGAATAATCGGCAAATCTTCCATTGGAACCGGCACTACATCGCCATTTTCCAAGGTTAGCATCGGAATTGGAGCGCCCCAATAACGTTGACGGGAAACGCCCCAGTCGCGTAAGCGGTAATTTACTTGGCGTTTGCCTTTGCCCATGGACTCCAATTTATTGGCGATGCCATTAAACGCGGCATCAAATGCCAAGCCATCAAATTCGCCGGAGTGAACCAGTTTGCCATGTTCGGTAAAAGCTTGTTTGGTTAAATCGATCGCTTCGCCGTTAATCGGTTCGATAACCTGTTTAATCGGTAAATGATATTTTTGTGCGAACTCAAAATCACGTTGATCGTGAGCCGGTACTGCCATCACCGCGCCAGTACCATAGTGCATTAACACAAAGTTCGCCACCCACACCGGCACTTGTTCACCGGTTAACGGATGAATGGCATAAAGCCCTGTCGGCATGCCTTTTTTCTCCATGGTGGCAATGTCCGCTTCCGCAACTTTAGTGTTTTTCGCTTCTTGAATGAACTCTGCTAGTTCAGGATTATTTTGCGCCGCAAGTGTTGCCAGTGGATGAGCAGCCGCCACCGCTACATAACTCACGCCGTAGAACGTATCCGGACGGGTAGTGTAAACCGCTAATTTCTTGTTGGTGTCTTTAATATCAAAAGTGATTTCTACCCCTTCGGAACGGCCGATCCAGTTGCGTTGCATGGTTTTTACTTGATCCGGCCATTGTGGTAAATCATCTAAGCAATTTAGCAACTGCTCAGCGTAATCAGTGATTTTAATAAACCATTGTGGAATTTCTTTTTGTTCCACCGGGGTATCACAACGCCAGCAGCAACCTTCGTGCACCTGTTCGTTCGCCAACACCGTTTCATCATTTGGACACCAGTTCACGGTAGAGGTTTTTTTATACACCAAGCCTTTTTTATAAAGCTCCGTGAAAAACCATTGTTCCCATTTATAATATTCCGGTTTACACGTAGCAATTTCACGATCCCAGTCGAAACCAAAGCCTAAAATCTGAAGTTGTTTCTTCATATAGGCAATATTTTCATACGTCCACTTAGCCGGAGCCGTGTTATTTTTCACTGCTGCCCCTTCTGCCGGCAAACCGAAAGCGTCCCAACCAAAAGGTTGCAACACATTTTTTCCTTTCATACGTTGATAGCGGGAAACCACATCGCCGATGGTGTAATTACGCACATGCCCCATATGCAAACGGCCTGACGGATAAGGGAACATTGAAAGACAATAGTATTTTTCTTTGTTGTTATCTTGTACTGCTTTAAAAGTTTTATTGTCCTGCCAGAATTTTTGCACTTCCGGTTCAAGTAAATCAGGACGATATTGTTCTTGCATAAAAAAATCACCTTAAAAATAGACCGCACTTTATAGCGGGTTTTTAGCTTAGAAAATACGGCATAGAATAGCGTAAAATGGGGAAAAATAACAGAAAGTGCGGTGGGAATTTCGGATATTTTTTTACGGCTTAACCTGATGGCAAGTCTCATATAACGGCAATAAGCCACGAATACTCTCCGCAATAAATTGGGTGGCATCCAGCTTATCCAACTCGTTTTTTTCCGCGTTTCGTCCAATACACCAAAAATTGTCGTCCGAACGCAACGTTAAATCCTGTTGCCTAAGTTCACTGACTTTACGGAAATCATCGTATTCACTTTCATCACCTCGCCAAATATCCAGCTCGGCAAAACGCGCAAAATCAAAATTCTCCAACCATTGGTTATATTGTTGCACGTTAATTTGCGACCGATCGGCACGATAACAATGCCAATCCAAACTTACGGATAAACGACGGCGATTTAACAACACCGACAAAATCGCCGCGGAATTGAGGTTATATTCATATTTAAAATAGGCAAAGAAATGCCCGCGCACCTGCCAACCATTCGTCCAACTTTCAATATGCGGCTTGGCAAATGGCGTACCTAACTCGGCGGCAACCTGTAAAATCGTGGCTTTCCACGTATCCCAATGGGCCTTGTAATCGGCCTTAATACGAGGAATGTCCTGCGGACAAAATTTCTTCATTTGGGCGAATTGAAAGAAGGGAATATTGAAGAGATCGCAAGATTGAGAAGTCAGTTTAGATTGATTCATTTATTTTTGATCCAGTAACGTTGTGTTTCATGAAGAGTATCCTGATAAATACCACCATTAGCCAAGATAACCTTCTGACTTGCAATATTTGTTGTATGGCAAGTCAAAAGT from Aggregatibacter aphrophilus ATCC 33389 includes the following:
- a CDS encoding DciA family protein translates to MQYNRAVNISELLQDSALAKVMQKGIWLNELNQQFKRLFPSQFEGLYGIANIDQTTLSIEVANSAVRQGLLFKQRELLKLVQRQLPQVTQLKIYVNPEFSAKR
- a CDS encoding glucose-6-phosphate 1-dehydrogenase family protein, coding for MNQSKLTSQSCDLFNIPFFQFAQMKKFCPQDIPRIKADYKAHWDTWKATILQVAAELGTPFAKPHIESWTNGWQVRGHFFAYFKYEYNLNSAAILSVLLNRRRLSVSLDWHCYRADRSQINVQQYNQWLENFDFARFAELDIWRGDESEYDDFRKVSELRQQDLTLRSDDNFWCIGRNAEKNELDKLDATQFIAESIRGLLPLYETCHQVKP
- the secA gene encoding preprotein translocase subunit SecA, which gives rise to MLRTIATKIFGSRNDRILRRLNKTVSKINKLEPTFEALSDDELKAKTAEFRARLAQGETLESLIPEAFATVREASKRVLGMRHFDVQLVGGMVLNSRCIAEMRTGEGKTLTATLPCYLNALPSKAVHVVTVNDYLARRDAETNRPLFEFLGMTVGVNVPGMSPEEKRAAYAADITYATNSELGFDYLRDNLAHAPQERFQKDLYYALVDEVDSILIDEARTPLIISGQAEDSSELYIAIDKLIPNLIKQDKEDTEEYQGTGDYTLDLKTKQAHLTERGQEKCEQWLIQHGFMKDTESLYSPSKITLLHHVMAALRAHTLFERDVDYIVKDGEIVIVDEHTGRTMAGRRWSDGLHQAIEAKEGVRIQSENQTVASITYQNYFRLYEKLAGMTGTADTEAFEFQKIYGLETVVIPTNRPMIRDDRTDVMFETEEYKFNAIIDDIKDCVARNQPVLVGTISIEKSELLSKALERAGIKHNVLNAKFHAQEAEIVANAGYPGAVTIATNMAGRGTDIVLGGNWKAEIDKLENPTQEQIDAIKAAWQERHDIVKQAGGLHIIGTERHESRRIDNQLRGRSGRQGDPGSSRFYLSLDDALMRIYLNEGKLNMMRKAFSQPGEAMESKLLAKVIASAQAKVEAHNFDGRKSLLEFDDVANDQRHAIYEQRNELLENDDISDTIEVIRQDVFNSIIDQYIPPQSLEEQWDVPGLEQRLRQDFALDLPITKWLDEDNHLHEETLRERIIQSATDEYKRKEELAGAQTMRNFEKGVMLQTLDELWKEHLSAMDHLRRGIHLRGYAQKDPKQEYKKESFQMFTEMLDALKLSVITTLSRVQVRTQEEMEEAERIRQELAQREAATMQYNNEESQGNQSNTEGHHKIGRNEPCPCGSGKKYKHCHGSRAKH
- a CDS encoding LPS-assembly lipoprotein LptE codes for the protein MLKPIKTLLLTAGVLALSACGFHFQNGELIPQELQTLKLESSDPYSDMALSMRRQLQLNNVNLVEDKTDVPVLRLNKISTKDQVVSIFKQGREAEKQLILEVEASVKLPNKDSFPISTKVNRTFFDNSRAALAKSAEKDVIWQDMREQAARQLINKMVALQHQIHGN
- the secM gene encoding secA translation cis-regulator SecM codes for the protein MMISNKSKHSFWSQLLLSMIAIFALPASQAWQYQANVANENYQNAQQQNVPQILTAVSLLKQTQQQQFQPQNAPIEAEILTKNEPHFVRSYFIINAPIRAGPELI
- a CDS encoding DUF5339 family protein, with product MKKVLLAVLLSGFALSASAATSPTCEKYFADLDDFVKMAPADQQAALKQQNEETKKKFEMIPEAARDQACTQAADALKQAKAAMSSAGK
- the mutT gene encoding 8-oxo-dGTP diphosphatase MutT translates to MKKPLVQVAAGIIRNEFGQLYLTQRLEGQDFAQALEFPGGKVDKNETPEQALKRELEEEIGIMVLQAELFERFEFEYPTKVISFYFYLVNEWVGEPFGREGQAGFWLPQNELDAGQFPPANAKLIQRLLAESEH
- the holA gene encoding DNA polymerase III subunit delta; translated protein: MNRIFPEQLSLSLARQPAALYFLAGEDPLLLEESQDAIQQAAFKQGFDEKWVLEINSSTDWNVLFERVQSMGLFFNKQLIILDLPENLTALLQKNLLEFVSLLHPDVLPIFRLAKLTKTAENQPWFIAANQYAPEAVLVNCQTPNVEQLPRWVSNRAKSLGLSIDEDAVQLLCYSYENNLLALKQALQLLDLLYADRKLSFARVNAVVEQSSVFTPFQWVDAILSGKGNRARRILIGLKDEDVQPIILLRTLQRDLMTLLEISKPEQPAKLDDPLPTAQLREQFDRLKVWQNRRLLFSQIIQRLTYRKLYLFFQQLADVERSAKQEFSDDIWQQLEALSVRFCI
- the leuS gene encoding leucine--tRNA ligase, with translation MQEQYRPDLLEPEVQKFWQDNKTFKAVQDNNKEKYYCLSMFPYPSGRLHMGHVRNYTIGDVVSRYQRMKGKNVLQPFGWDAFGLPAEGAAVKNNTAPAKWTYENIAYMKKQLQILGFGFDWDREIATCKPEYYKWEQWFFTELYKKGLVYKKTSTVNWCPNDETVLANEQVHEGCCWRCDTPVEQKEIPQWFIKITDYAEQLLNCLDDLPQWPDQVKTMQRNWIGRSEGVEITFDIKDTNKKLAVYTTRPDTFYGVSYVAVAAAHPLATLAAQNNPELAEFIQEAKNTKVAEADIATMEKKGMPTGLYAIHPLTGEQVPVWVANFVLMHYGTGAVMAVPAHDQRDFEFAQKYHLPIKQVIEPINGEAIDLTKQAFTEHGKLVHSGEFDGLAFDAAFNGIANKLESMGKGKRQVNYRLRDWGVSRQRYWGAPIPMLTLENGDVVPVPMEDLPIILPEDVVMNGVNSPIKADPEWAKTTYQGKPALKETDTFDTFMESSWYYARYTCPQYQQGMLNSEEANYWLPVDQYIGGIEHATMHLLYFRFFHKLLRDAGLVNSDEPADKLLCQGMVLADAFYYTSPTNERIWVSPTKVTLERDDKGRIVKAVDDEDHELVHAGMTKMSKSKNNGIDPQEMVEKYGADTVRLFMMFASPAEMTLEWQESGVEGAKRFLARVWNLVFEYNKNPTKTAVNPTALSISQKALRRDVHKTIAKVSDDIGRRQTFNTAIAAVMELMNKLTRAPLDDEQDRAIMAEALSAVVRMLYPITPHICFRLWQELGNQDAIDFAPWVEADEQAMVDDEKLIVVQVNGKVRGKVTVAADADEDTVKTMAFADENVKRFLDGMQVVKVIYVAGKLLNVVVKPQ